The sequence AGAAGAGAATGAAGAGTTACACAAATATAATCACAGGCTGTCagaaagctgaagctcctatttttttttaactttttattttatattggagtgtagatGATTAACAACAGTGTGATCATCTCAGATGcacagcagagcaactcagccgaagttctccaggcaagaatactggagcggggtgccatgcCAGGGgattttcacaacccagggatcaaacccaggtctcctgcattgtaggcagattcgttaccatgtgaaacaccggggaagcccatacatgtatccattctcccacagagatttttttaaggctttttaaaaattaatttttaacagttggagtatagttgatttacaatgctatgttagtttctgctacacaacaaagtgagtcagttatatgtatatccactcttagattcttttcccagataaatcattatgaaatattgaatgaagttccctgtgctagtCAGTTGattcttattggttatctattctacatagtgtatatatgtcaatcctgatctcccaatttatttttagataagaAAGGTTTTCAATCCATCTCAGGTAACTAATATAATATGCTCAAAAAAGTACTGTAACCAAACAATGCATCATAGGAGAGAAACCTAGAGGTAGAGGATATGGAGGGAAAACAGGTGAAAAATAAACCTTGCACTGTGTGTGTTTAAGTCTATTTGTATATTAATAAATGGCATAAAGTTTTCAATGTGTGTGCTAAACATGAGAGGCTCAAACTGGTCTTTGCTTCCCAAGGCATAGTCTAGGAGTTCAAGTACTAAACTCCATAAAATCACGTTGGTGTAGTTTTGAGCCTAATTTAGCAAAAATAATATGTATCTTAATTTCAAAAACCTGCTTGATACCTCTTTTCCCATCTTGTCTTTTGGTCCAATGCTTCTGAACACAATTTAATAGATCTTGTCTTAAAGAggtattatacagagtgaagtaagtcagaaaggaaaacaccaatacagtatactaatgcatatatatggaatttagaaagatggtaacaataaccctaaatgcgagacaacaaaagagacacagatgtatagaatagtcttttggactctgtgggagaaggtgagagtgggatgatctgagagaacagcatcgaaacatgtatattatcaagtgtgaaacagatcgccagtccaggttggatgcatgagacagggtgctcagggctggtcactgggatgacccagagggatgggatggggagggaggtgggagggggttcaggatgcagaacacatgtacacccatggcggatccatgtcagtgtatggcaaaaaccactacaatattgtaaagtaattagcctccaattaaaataaataaattagaggaggagccaagatggcagaggagtaggtcgGGGaggccactttctctcctacaaattcatcaaaagaataactgaatgcagagcaaacttcacaaaacaacttctgatcgctagctgaggtcatcaggcgcccagaaaagcagcccattgtctttgaaaggagtgctgagactactggaagaataaaactgaaatccagaggcaggagacttaagcccaaaacctgagaacaccagaaaactcctgaatacatggaactttaagtaataagtgactgtccaaaagcctctatacctacactgaaaccaaccaccacccaagagccaataagttttagagcaagacataccacgcaaattctccagcaacgcaggaacatagccctgaacatcaacatacaggctgcccaaggtcatacctaacacacagacccatctcaaaactcattactgggcactccattgctctccaaagagaagaaatcaagtgcCACGCaacagaacaccgatgcaagcttccctaaccagggaaaccttgacaagccaatcgtctaaccccacccactgggtaaaacctccacaataaaaaggaaccacagacctccagaatacagaaagcccactccagacacagcaatctaagcaagatgaaaaggcaaagaaatacccaacaggtaaaggaacatgaaaaatgcccatcaagtcaaacaaaagggcaggagatagggaatctacctgaaaaagaatttagaataatgataataaaaatgatccaaaatcttgaaaacaaaatggagttacagataaatagcctggagacaaagattgaaaagatgcaagaaatgtttaataaagacctagaagaaataaaaaagtcaattaaaaatgaataatgcaatgaatgagatcaaaaacactctggagggaaccaagagtagaataacagagacagaagataggataagtgagatagaagataaaatggtggaaataaatgaagcagagaggaaaaaagaataaaggctcaaaagaaatgaggacaacctcagggacctctgggacaatgtgaaactccccaacattcgaatcataggagtcccagaagaagaagacaaaaagaaaggccatgaaaaaatactcgaggagataatagctgaaaacttccctaaaatggggaaggaaatagccacccaagtccaagaaacccagagagtcccaaacaggataaacccaaggcgaaacaccccaagacatatattaatcaaattaacaaagatcaaacacaaagaacaaatactaaaagcagcaagggagaaacaacaaataacacacaaggggattcccatgaggataacagctgatctatcaatagaaaccctccaggccagaagggaatggcagcacatacttaaagtaatgaaagacaataacctacaacctagattactgtacccagcaaggatctcattcagatatNNNNNNNNNNNNNNNNNNNNNNNNNNNNNNNNNNNNNNNNNNNNNNNNNNNNNNNNNNNNNNNNNNNNNNNNNNNNNNNNNNNNNNNNNNNNNNNNNNNNATGTAAACAAATTTTATACCACAAAGACTTGGGttcactttgaaaattaaaatcaaccAGGTTGTTGCAGGAGCCCAAAATGGAATGTAGACAATGACAAGTGAATCTAAATGTGGTACACATAACCTCACTGCACAGTTGCTGAAAGAAGCTAAACCaagtagtttttaaaagcaatgttTGCTTGGATGCTGCAAGGCTATATACAGAAAGAATTGTACATAAACACTTTGGTGAGCTGCTCACAGGGCTGGCAATTGTGAAACTATGTGCATTCTGGATTGAACAAATAAGTAATTAAATTACAATTAGACCAGGTTTTTCTGGAGAAACTGTTCAAGAAGTTACACATAAGCAAAGGGGAACATTTCTAAGATGAACCCTGATTGTGCACTACATTAGTTAGAGGTATCAGTATTAACTcttttgcacacacacatacatgtgtacacacacagcaTACAGAAATAGATGCAAGTgtataaatggaaacatatattTCCAATTCTGTCTGTTGAAAGGACTTAGAAGCAAAGATTCCCTAGTAGCCATGACAACACCTGAatgcccagattttttttttaatttcttccccaATAAAACGAACCAAAGCTTCTTAGAAGAGGGGTTGACTTCAGAACTGGGGCAGGTGAAATATAAGATAATTCTGGAATACATTATGGGGCTAGAAGGTAAAGGAATCCTTGGGAAAAGTGGGGAAGGAGATGCAGGCATTTTAAAGGACTCAGGAGCTAATCTGAAAGAACTCATAATGATCAAATCTGGAACAATTTGAAGAAAATTAACAGTGATCATATTAGACATAGcccaaataataaaagaaatattgatgAGACCATACAGATATAAGTGACTGAATATATAAATGCAGAGAACTCTGTCTCGGAGAATAATTCTAATCAAATGTAGAAcaagaaagatataaaatcacCATAGACCACCACAATAATTGCTACAGGCAAGATCCACTGATGATGGCAAAATTAGTGGTAAAAGTTTAAGGATAAACAGGATTTTTGTGTCAAATCTATGTAAGACCCTCTTAAATATGTACTAGAGAGAAACAGTAACTATTCAGAGGACAGACACCTGGCCAGACACCACTTTGTGATATTAACATCACATGTATGggattttttcttaaaaattcataaCCTCAATGTACTCATGATAAAACAGCAGACAAAtccaaactgaggaaaattctacaaaatatttaaCTAGTACTCTACAAATGTATCAAGGCCACAGAAGATATTAGGATAGATGGAGTAATGGTCACAGTTTGGAGGAaactaaggagacatgacaactaaatgaaATGCGGGATTATACTGGCACAGGaagaaaattttactgaaaaacGGGGAAATATGTTTAAAGTCTGAAGTTTAGCTAATATCATTGCaacaatgttaatttcctggtttcaATAATTGTTCTGTAAGATACTAACATTAGGAGAAGCTCAGTGAAGACTAGTTGGGGATTCTCTCTATACTATTCTTGTAAGTCTAAAATTGTATcgaattaaaatcttttttaaagactAAAGTTGTCACAAGTCATTTCTTAACATACACTAGGCATGATCCAACCCatagtgaagtcaagtgggcagatgacaagcagaaagaaaaaaggaaagtgcCTTTTCAAAACATAGAAACCAGGACTCAGCATCTAGAGACATAAACTGGTTCCAGCTTTTCCGACTGGGCCACAGAAAACCTAGAGTTAAAAGTCTGGCCACTCATACTAGTCACTTCTTCCTTCACTGTGAATTCAAAAAGCAGAGGCAGGAATACTTGATAAATTAGCAAAGGTCATGTatgtatttaatacatattattatatgtaaTGTAATTCACATTATATATTCTATACATAATGTattaaacatatgcatatattttataaacacataTGTAACATGCACAGTTGTGTTAACACATATTACATATGAGTATATAacattacatatattatacattgaTTACTATGAGTATAATCATATACtaatattatacatacatatatacatatatggagaaggaagtggcaacccactccagtgttcttgcctggaaaatcccatggacagattgagcctggcagcctacagcctgtgctgttgtgaaagagtcggacatgacagagtgactaaacaatatacatatatattatacatatctAATATATGATGTATATGAACTATGTATTCtcataaattatatacatatacacataatacaggcttcccttgtggctcagcagctaaagaatctgcctgcaatgcaggagacctgggtttgatccctgggttgggaagatcccctggagaagggaaaggctacccactccagtattctggcctggagaattccatatagtccatggggtcacagagagtcgaacatgactgactttcacttcacatacacTTTATATTATAtgactatattaatatataaatgacatgtataaatatatgtgacTATATGTATGCAACATATATAACTTTGCTCATCAACTGAATATTCATGTGGTACCGGATGTTCAAAGAGAGAATACAGAGATTTTAAGAAAGATGAACCAGGCCCCAGGTAAGAAAATGGGGAAGGCAGGAAAAGGCAACGATCACAGCAGTGGGTGTCCTGCTTGCTCCTGCCTGGAGGGAAACTGGTCCAAAGCTTCCCTCTTCTGCTGCAAGGATGCTGACCACTGGGTCAGGCCAGACTAACAACTTCCAGCTGCCTAAGTTCAGGTGCACTTCTGACAGAAAGATGATAAGAATGTTATGTTGTCTCTCTGGAGAGAACTGACTTGGTAGGGGAATGGGCTCACAGGAGCAGCACTCTGGGCTCCCTCAAGAGCAAAACTGGACCCTGATGGTCTTGCACTGCTCCTCCAAGGAACCACTGAGGGGCCAAGCAGCAAAGTACTGGGGAACAGGCCCTGGTGGGCCAGGAAAAAGGAACCAATTTTTTGAGCAAAGTGGAGCAAGACAAACAGGGAAAACCAAGACAAAACACCTCATAGAGATGGCTACTCCAACTAACAAGAAGGCCACTGGGCCTGGGGAGCTCTACATCTTCCAGAAGCTCCTTGACTGTGAATTAGTGCTGGGAGCTGGCAGAGTGAAAGGCTGAGAAGTTCTGCAGACTGAGATGGTTTCAGTCTTACCCTTCCAAGACGTTGTTAATCCACTGGATCGCAGCTCTCTTCTCAAGGTCAAGGACTTCAGCAGTGACTGGATAACCTatctggaggggtgggggcaAGATCAGTGGGCCATTTCGCCTGGAGGGCAGCAGAAGAGGAATCTTGCGTTTGCGGGTCCTGGAACTGTCAGATGACTGTGAGCAATTtaagttttgtttcttccttaaGTGGTCATCTGCAATTTTTTCATCCTCGATCTTCCTCTGCGGTTCCATTGAGGCTGAAGGGTTAGGCCCATGGCCCTCCTCGCTGGTTTGCTCTGAGAGCACATGAAGATGCGATGGCTCTGAGCCCAGGAGCCCGGCTGCGCCTGGACCACTCCTCTGGAGCTGTGGGAAAACTCTTGTGGAGCTGTACGAACTGGTGATGGCATTTCGCTTGCTGCATGAACTCAAAAAGTAGGTCTGGGAATTCCTGATCAGGATATCTTCAGAGCTCTTGGAACAGAGAACCAGAGGCCCAGGCCTGGGCACAAAGGACGAGAGGACCCCATCGATCATGAGGCGTCTAAACGCGGACTTCGCATTCccacctgggttcgagccctttCTCTGTTCAACCTCACTTTCCTGGGCTGAGTGCGCTTTCTTCTGCTTTGCTAGCCCCTTTCTGCTCTCAGCCAAGGCTGTCaggtccttctcttcctttcctctcagtTGACCGCTCTCTTCTAGGGCTCTCACCAGAATCTCCTTGACACAAAGGTTTGGGAGGTGAACAGAAAATGAAGACCACGTACAGATAACTGTCTGCTTCAGAGGCAAACGGAGCGTCAGTCTGCCCTTTGCAGATACCATCCTCAGGATCACTGAGGTGTAGAACATCTTGGAACTGCAAGCAGACGGCAATGGCTTCTGATGGCCACTCCGgggcacagaggaaaaaaaaccccaaaataaacACCGGGCTTGCCGGATTGAATATAGCCGCTGATGGACTAGGACAAACCGCTGACGGTACAGACGACGACGGGGTGAAGCCATGAAACCCTCATAGGACAGCCTGCGAGCCAGGTCCAGAGTCGGGGCCCCCGAGTGAACCCGGAAAGCTGGGGGAACACGGCTGGCGGTGTGTGCGGGCCCGAGGCACTCGGGGCTCTCTGGCTGGTCCCCGCCCCGCAGAGCAGGTGACGACGGGCGAGGGCGAGGCCGGCTCAGGTAACTGCCCATGAGGCGCAATTCTGCACAGTCTGCCGGGACCTTCAAATGGAGTCTAGTGGCTCAGAGAGATTTCCGTTACCTGCCTAAGGGGTGCCAGGCAAAGCGCTTACTGTTGGGTGGCGCCTGTGACGCGTCTTTGGAACGCGTGAGCGAAGAAAGGGAACGCTAAGCCTGCGCGAGGGAGGGGTAAGCGCACCCAGGTGCTTCCTGCCGGATGCAGCGTAGGTGTCAGCGGGGCGCAGGTGTCGGCGGGCCGCAGGTGTTGGCGTGTGGAGTACCGGCTCCCTGGGCGCAGCCGCAGTTCCCGCAACCAGGCCCCAGCTCCGCCGCGGGAAAGTGACTGGCAGTGATCCCCAAACCTAATGGCTCCCGGCTCAGCAGCTCCCACTCTATGCTGCAGCTCCGGGATCAGCACCGGATACCCCAGGGAAAAGCCATTCTGATCCCGTGCCCCTGAGATCCTGGGGGCATAACCACCCAGGCATCCAAGACTGCAGGAGGGAACCAGCTGGACGTGGGAAGCCAGAGTGGAGGCTCCCCATCCTGTTTCCTTTCGACTAAATCTTACTTTTCTGAtaccccaccccctccttctcccctggagaattGGTGTCTCTATATCCAGGAGCAGTATTATCTGGGTTAAAACTTGAATTTTGAAGGTCGTACTTTGCCATTACCctaatctttgctttctgcccctcAGCAGATCCTGTAGGGCTTTGTGTTATTCCTTTTCAGTAAGTCTGTGTCTATGGATGGGAGAAGGGACCTGGCAATTCAAATTAGAACTCAGAATTTGACTCTCTATAAGTATTCTGACTGCAGATAGGATTATTAGTTGAAAGTTGAAACATTAGAATATTCAgactatttaaaaatctttgatgTGTTCATAGCTACACTCACTTTgatttggttgttttttgttttgttttgaaaccGTTTTGCCTTATTTTGGATTATCATCACTTAGTGAATGATGCTTGGCATTTTACTAGACCAGGTGGTTTTTCAGAGGAGTTATTCCAGTCAGTGCTGTGCTCAGCAAGCGGAGAAGGGTAGTATGATTTTGTGTAACCAGCATCCAGAGGGCTATACTTTAACTAACTATTCTAGTGGGTTGTAAAATTCAGGAGTTTGACTTTCatctttatgtaaaaaaaaaaaattaacaatattgaCAACCTCCCAATGTTTTTTATCTCTCTGCTGTGCttcaaagttcttttaaaaatgaaataagagaaaaattcatGATGGGTGGATATACTACCacaatataaatggaattattccAGGTATTTGAAGGTAATCCATTCcttagtaaaagaaataaatcttaataATAGACACATTAAAATGtgttattcattgcagcactgtttataatagccaggacatggaagcaacctagatgcccatcagcagatgaatggataaggaagctgtggtacatatacaccatggaatattactcagccatcaaaaagaattcatttgaaccagtcctaatgagatggatgaaactggagccccttatacagagtgaagtaagccagaaagataaagaacattacagcatactaacacatatatatggaatttagaaagatggtaacgataaccctatatgcaaaacagaaaaagagacacagaagtacagaacagacttttgaactctgtgggagaaggtgagggtgggatgtttcgaaagaacagcatgtatattatctatggtgaaacaggtcaccagcccaggttggatgcatgagacaagtgctcgggcctggtgcactgggaagacccagaggaatcgggtggagagggaggtgggaggggggatcgggatggggaatacgtgtaactctatggctgattcatgtcaatgtatgacaaaacccactgaaatgttgtgaagtaattagcctccaacaataaaaattaaaaaaataataataaaataactaaatttaaaaataaataaataaaaattaaaaaaaaaagagggaggcaAAATTATGATTTGGTGAAAAAATATGATGTCCAGAgttccaagaaaaaaattctgggcACATACTTACATAAATATTATCTAAAACtccattttaatatgttttcaaatattgGATGTGGGTTATTGAAATTAAAAGTTCCCATAGGGAAATTGAAACCCTCCTCATACACatctggtaggaatgcaaaatagtgCAGCCATCTTGGAAAACactctggcagttcctcaaatgaTCAACAGTTATCATATGACTACATTTCCACTCCTTGGTATGTAACCAAGAGACTACACCCATAATTGTACATAAGTATTCACAGAAGCAGTATTCATGAGAGCTCATAAGTAGAAACAACGCACATGTCCACCATGAAACAGATGAAATATTATTGACAACAGGAGGGAATTAAGAACTAATAAATGCTATTGATACAATATGAATAATCCCTGTAAACATTGTGccgagtgaaagaagccaatcacaaagGACTACATTTTATATGATTCTCTTTGTAGAGTTttgttttcagtcgctcagtcgtgtccaattctttgtga is a genomic window of Cervus canadensis isolate Bull #8, Minnesota chromosome 22, ASM1932006v1, whole genome shotgun sequence containing:
- the LOC122425127 gene encoding nuclear envelope pore membrane protein POM 121C-like — its product is MGSYLSRPRPRPSSPALRGGDQPESPECLGPAHTASRVPPAFRVHSGAPTLDLARRLSYEGFMASPRRRLYRQRFVLVHQRLYSIRQARCLFWGFFSSVPRSGHQKPLPSACSSKMFYTSVILRMVSAKGRLTLRLPLKQTVICTWSSFSVHLPNLCVKEILVRALEESGQLRGKEEKDLTALAESRKGLAKQKKAHSAQESEVEQRKGSNPGGNAKSAFRRLMIDGVLSSFVPRPGPLVLCSKSSEDILIRNSQTYFLSSCSKRNAITSSYSSTRVFPQLQRSGPGAAGLLGSEPSHLHVLSEQTSEEGHGPNPSASMEPQRKIEDEKIADDHLRKKQNLNCSQSSDSSRTRKRKIPLLLPSRRNGPLILPPPLQIGYPVTAEVLDLEKRAAIQWINNVLEG